The Rhodoligotrophos appendicifer genome includes a region encoding these proteins:
- a CDS encoding ABC transporter substrate-binding protein, with protein MTNKNEHPGLLSLKTQLSNGKISRREFLRYSTLLGISAGSAYMLAGKITGNPIAMPAMAQAMPKGGTLKIAMRVPKIDNPATYSWIYDSNILRQVCGYMSRTGVDNVTRPHLLEKWSPSEDLKTWTLGVRDVKWHKGKPLTAQDLAWNIAYRLKPETGSSVLGLMSYMVKEVDTGKKDDKGNPIMATELWDANAIEVVDDKTLKLNLKEAQIAVPEHLFHYPFGILDPEEGGKFGAGSNGTEAFELAEVEVGRRALLKARNDYYGDGPYLDAIEFIDLGDNPAAVAAAIASKQVDGIYEGNIEQLDIYKQMPDIQVYDVVTADTCVARMQVDHEWFKDPKVRQAVRYATDQKQVLDISHRGLGAVAEHHHVAPVLPDYAEIPMIERDLDKAKALLAEAGHADGIDIEIYCKPDPSWEQTAVETMVSQWKDANIRAKINVVPSAKYWEVWNTVPMGFTSWVHRPLGTMTLALAYRANGAWNESKFNNPEFESLLTKAEGTLDITERKKIMAQIETLMQNEGPLCQPIWRSLFVVYDKKVKGFQMHPTRYIFGETLAIEG; from the coding sequence ATGACAAACAAAAATGAACATCCTGGACTACTATCGCTAAAGACCCAGCTGTCCAATGGTAAAATATCCCGCCGAGAGTTCCTGCGATATTCTACTCTTTTGGGGATATCTGCCGGTTCGGCTTATATGTTAGCTGGAAAGATCACGGGAAATCCGATTGCGATGCCGGCCATGGCGCAGGCGATGCCGAAAGGCGGCACCCTCAAGATTGCCATGCGGGTGCCGAAGATCGACAATCCAGCTACTTATTCGTGGATCTACGACTCCAATATCCTACGCCAAGTCTGCGGATATATGAGCAGGACCGGCGTCGACAATGTGACACGTCCACATCTTTTGGAAAAATGGTCGCCCTCTGAAGATCTTAAAACCTGGACCCTCGGCGTCCGCGATGTGAAGTGGCATAAGGGCAAGCCACTGACTGCTCAAGATCTTGCATGGAACATAGCGTATCGGCTGAAACCGGAGACGGGCTCATCGGTTCTGGGCCTGATGAGCTATATGGTTAAAGAGGTCGACACCGGTAAGAAGGACGACAAGGGTAATCCCATCATGGCGACAGAGCTGTGGGACGCCAATGCCATCGAAGTCGTTGACGACAAGACTCTCAAGCTGAATCTGAAGGAAGCACAGATCGCTGTGCCAGAACATCTGTTCCATTATCCCTTCGGTATTCTCGATCCGGAGGAGGGCGGCAAGTTCGGTGCAGGCTCCAACGGAACGGAGGCTTTCGAGCTTGCAGAGGTCGAGGTCGGTCGCAGAGCGCTTCTCAAGGCACGGAACGACTATTACGGGGACGGGCCTTATCTGGATGCCATCGAGTTCATCGATCTCGGCGACAATCCGGCAGCGGTCGCGGCGGCGATTGCATCGAAGCAGGTTGACGGAATCTATGAAGGCAATATCGAACAGCTTGATATTTATAAGCAAATGCCGGACATTCAGGTCTATGACGTCGTTACGGCCGATACCTGCGTGGCTCGAATGCAGGTGGATCATGAATGGTTCAAGGATCCCAAGGTTCGCCAAGCGGTGCGATATGCGACCGACCAAAAGCAAGTGCTCGACATCTCACATCGTGGATTAGGGGCAGTTGCTGAACATCATCACGTTGCTCCCGTGTTGCCGGATTATGCGGAGATCCCGATGATCGAACGGGATCTCGACAAGGCAAAGGCCCTGCTGGCTGAAGCCGGTCATGCGGACGGAATCGACATCGAAATTTACTGCAAACCGGATCCATCGTGGGAGCAGACGGCTGTGGAAACGATGGTCTCGCAGTGGAAGGACGCCAATATCAGGGCAAAGATCAACGTGGTTCCATCGGCCAAGTATTGGGAAGTCTGGAACACGGTGCCTATGGGCTTTACAAGCTGGGTGCACAGGCCTCTAGGCACAATGACTCTTGCTTTGGCCTATCGCGCAAATGGAGCCTGGAACGAGAGCAAGTTCAATAATCCGGAGTTCGAGAGTCTGCTGACGAAGGCAGAGGGAACTCTGGACATAACAGAACGTAAGAAAATCATGGCTCAGATCGAGACCCTCATGCAAAACGAAGGGCCCCTTTGCCAACCGATATGGCGATCACTTTTTGTCGTATATGATAAAAAGGTGAAGGGCTTCCAGATGCATCCGACGCGTTACATCTTTGGGGAGACCCTGGCCATCGAGGGGTAA